From a single Rhodococcus jostii RHA1 genomic region:
- a CDS encoding amino acid permease — protein sequence MTESVSQGASSRAKTNRSLQGASGDDVGYRKSLKPRHIQMIAVGGAIGTGLFMGAGGRLSASGPSLVLVYALCGFVAFLVLRALGELVLYRPSSGSFISYAREFYGEKMAFVVGWLYFLMWAMASIVDVTAIALYLKFWAPAVPLIDAAPQWTLALVALFVVTLLNLVSVKLFGEMEFWFAIIKVTALVAFLVFGTLFLVLNGETDLGATGFSIVLDHGGVFPTGAITPILAAGGVIFAYASVELVGIAAGETENPSRIIPKAINTVIIRILLFYVGSVLLLSLLLPFGAYTAQTSPFVTFFSHIGSPETAAVASSVMNFVVLTAALSSLNAGLYATGRVLRSMALNGSAPSFTSKLSGNGVPFGGILLTVGCALLGVGLNAIVPTKAFEIVLEISALGIIAAWGTIMLCQLKLRKWANEGRVERPSFRLFGAPFTSYFVLAFLAFVLVTMGFSETGQWVLGSLVVIVPLLIVGWRRSRARLSTTTDHRDFVPVEIPPRTSH from the coding sequence ATGACCGAATCCGTCTCCCAAGGCGCGAGTAGTCGCGCAAAAACCAATCGAAGCCTCCAAGGCGCTTCCGGTGACGATGTTGGGTACCGCAAATCCCTAAAGCCTCGCCATATTCAGATGATCGCGGTCGGCGGGGCAATCGGTACCGGCCTGTTCATGGGTGCCGGCGGACGCCTCTCCGCCTCCGGCCCGTCGTTGGTGCTGGTGTATGCGCTCTGCGGCTTCGTCGCGTTCCTTGTGCTTCGCGCACTTGGCGAGCTGGTGCTCTATCGTCCGTCGTCCGGATCGTTCATCTCCTATGCGCGCGAGTTCTACGGCGAGAAGATGGCTTTCGTTGTCGGCTGGTTGTACTTCCTTATGTGGGCGATGGCCTCGATCGTGGACGTCACCGCAATCGCTCTGTATCTGAAGTTCTGGGCTCCAGCCGTGCCTTTGATCGATGCGGCACCACAGTGGACCCTCGCCCTCGTAGCACTGTTCGTGGTGACCCTTCTCAATTTGGTCTCGGTCAAGCTCTTCGGGGAGATGGAGTTCTGGTTCGCGATCATCAAAGTCACCGCCCTGGTGGCCTTTCTCGTCTTCGGCACGCTGTTCCTGGTACTCAATGGCGAGACCGACCTGGGAGCGACGGGCTTCAGCATCGTCCTCGACCACGGCGGTGTGTTTCCCACCGGCGCCATCACGCCGATCCTTGCGGCTGGTGGCGTCATCTTCGCGTATGCGTCGGTCGAACTCGTCGGAATCGCTGCCGGCGAAACCGAGAATCCGTCCCGGATCATCCCGAAGGCCATCAACACGGTGATCATCCGCATTCTCCTCTTCTACGTGGGTTCGGTGCTGCTGCTGTCCCTGCTGTTGCCCTTCGGCGCCTACACAGCGCAGACCTCACCTTTCGTCACTTTCTTCTCCCATATCGGCTCGCCCGAGACCGCTGCGGTGGCTTCGTCCGTGATGAACTTCGTCGTCCTGACGGCGGCTCTGTCGAGCCTCAATGCTGGGCTGTACGCGACGGGTCGTGTTCTTCGCTCGATGGCGCTCAATGGTTCCGCCCCCAGCTTCACATCGAAGCTGAGCGGTAACGGAGTTCCCTTCGGGGGAATCTTGCTCACCGTCGGGTGTGCCCTCCTCGGCGTGGGACTCAACGCAATCGTTCCCACGAAGGCATTTGAGATCGTGCTCGAGATTTCCGCACTGGGCATCATCGCGGCGTGGGGCACGATCATGTTGTGCCAACTCAAGCTGCGCAAGTGGGCGAACGAGGGCAGGGTCGAGCGACCGTCGTTCCGTCTCTTCGGAGCACCGTTTACCTCCTACTTCGTTCTGGCGTTCCTCGCCTTCGTCCTCGTGACCATGGGATTTTCCGAGACCGGGCAGTGGGTTCTCGGCTCGTTGGTGGTTATCGTTCCGCTGCTCATTGTGGGTTGGCGCCGGTCCAGAGCGCGGCTTTCGACGACAACCGATCACCGGGACTTCGTCCCGGTCGAGATTCCCCCGAGAACCTCGCACTAA
- a CDS encoding MalY/PatB family protein, with translation MSTRNQLPNPLEELTLPQLRERTSMKWRTHPSDVLPLWVAEMDTRMADPIRRTLEAALAAGDTGYAAGTSYAEAVQSFAHRRWGWDGIAVERTAIVPDVMMGVVEMLRLVSSDGDAVVVNSPVYPPFYSFVEHMNRRIVDAPLDGDGRIDFDTLEATFARVTAGNSRAVYLLSSPHNPTGTVHTAEELSRVAALADRFGVRVVVDEIHAPVVLPGATFVPYLTVPGSDNALCVMSASKGWNLAGLKAALAIAGPAAAGDLARLPEEVSHGPSHLGVIAHAAAFREGSDWLDALITGLDDNRRILGKLLAEHLPPVRFTPPQGTYLAWLDCRGLGLDDESEAPVQRGLVTLSAGPAAVFLTQARVALSAGPAFGAGGDGHVRLNFATSEKVLTEAVERMGAAWREHH, from the coding sequence ATGAGTACACGCAACCAGCTACCGAATCCCCTCGAAGAACTGACCCTGCCGCAGCTGCGGGAGAGGACGAGCATGAAGTGGCGCACGCATCCGTCGGATGTGCTGCCACTGTGGGTGGCCGAAATGGATACGCGGATGGCCGATCCGATCCGCCGGACGCTCGAGGCTGCCCTTGCCGCGGGAGACACCGGGTACGCGGCTGGCACCTCCTATGCCGAGGCCGTGCAGAGCTTTGCGCACCGACGTTGGGGCTGGGACGGAATTGCAGTGGAACGGACCGCCATAGTTCCCGACGTCATGATGGGCGTCGTCGAGATGCTGCGGCTGGTCAGCTCCGATGGGGACGCGGTGGTCGTCAACTCCCCTGTTTATCCGCCGTTCTACTCGTTCGTCGAGCACATGAATCGGCGGATTGTCGACGCCCCGCTCGACGGGGACGGGCGGATCGACTTCGACACCCTCGAGGCGACGTTCGCGCGAGTCACCGCCGGCAACTCCCGTGCGGTCTATCTGCTGAGCAGCCCCCACAACCCGACCGGCACCGTACACACCGCCGAAGAATTGTCGCGTGTCGCCGCACTGGCCGATCGGTTTGGTGTCCGGGTCGTCGTCGACGAGATTCACGCGCCGGTGGTACTTCCCGGCGCAACGTTTGTCCCGTACCTCACCGTGCCGGGCAGCGACAACGCGTTGTGCGTGATGTCGGCGTCGAAGGGCTGGAACCTCGCGGGCCTCAAGGCCGCATTGGCCATCGCGGGCCCCGCCGCTGCGGGTGATCTTGCCCGCCTTCCCGAAGAGGTCAGTCACGGTCCGAGCCACCTCGGCGTCATCGCGCACGCTGCCGCCTTCCGAGAAGGCAGTGATTGGCTCGACGCACTGATCACTGGCCTGGACGACAATCGACGGATACTCGGCAAGCTACTTGCCGAACACCTCCCGCCGGTCCGCTTCACCCCTCCGCAGGGCACCTATCTGGCATGGCTCGACTGCCGAGGTCTCGGACTCGACGACGAATCCGAGGCTCCCGTGCAACGCGGACTTGTCACGCTCAGCGCCGGGCCTGCGGCGGTTTTCCTGACCCAGGCTCGGGTGGCACTGTCGGCTGGGCCGGCGTTTGGCGCCGGTGGTGACGGTCACGTGCGGTTGAACTTCGCCACCAGCGAGAAGGTCCTCACCGAAGCCGTCGAACGTATGGGTGCGGCCTGGCGTGAACATCACTGA
- a CDS encoding Lrp/AsnC family transcriptional regulator has protein sequence MDGIDRKILALLQEDGRQKITELAPRVQLSVSRCHRRLRELENAGVIKGYRAIIDASSVGLGFEVLVFVTMSQEDRKTLTKFDAAVAAIPNVVHAQRLFGDPDYLLRVVTADLASYQRLYMEHLAELPGVQRLNSTIVMEQVVEPRPLPA, from the coding sequence ATGGACGGGATAGACCGCAAAATTCTTGCCCTATTGCAGGAGGACGGCCGCCAGAAGATCACCGAGCTGGCTCCACGGGTGCAGTTGAGCGTGTCGCGTTGTCACCGGCGGCTACGGGAACTCGAAAACGCCGGCGTGATCAAGGGCTACAGGGCGATCATCGACGCCTCATCCGTCGGCCTGGGATTCGAGGTGCTGGTCTTCGTCACGATGAGCCAGGAAGACCGCAAGACACTCACCAAGTTCGACGCGGCTGTCGCGGCAATCCCCAACGTGGTCCACGCTCAACGCCTGTTCGGCGACCCGGACTACCTACTTCGCGTCGTTACCGCGGATCTTGCTTCGTACCAGCGGCTCTACATGGAGCATTTGGCCGAACTCCCAGGCGTGCAACGACTGAACTCCACGATCGTGATGGAACAAGTCGTCGAACCACGACCCCTACCGGCATAA
- a CDS encoding helix-turn-helix transcriptional regulator, whose product MHPTATGLIKLAPAALHGMDAESINQVLELLVAPLQAAVPQPTEVVLHDLQRIPNTVRAIAGVVTGRQIGDPPTDKLLERIAAGEFHHEIGYRSELPDGRILQSTTIIYTDKNVRPAAALCLNSDVSAWVSLRTAMDRFVLGHDGLMMSPGPSAASSLPPGRGSADTGSRSSEYFPHSVEELSTRMLDAAIGAVGVPVAKMKKEHKVQVVAELDRRGFFLVKQAPESAAAALGVTRFTIYNYLNELEDAEEKLA is encoded by the coding sequence ATGCACCCGACGGCCACTGGCCTGATCAAGCTTGCACCCGCGGCACTGCATGGGATGGATGCCGAGTCGATCAATCAGGTTCTCGAACTGCTCGTTGCACCGTTGCAGGCCGCCGTTCCCCAACCCACCGAAGTGGTCCTCCACGACCTGCAGCGCATTCCCAACACCGTGCGGGCGATCGCCGGTGTGGTTACCGGTCGGCAGATCGGAGATCCGCCGACGGACAAACTGTTGGAGCGAATCGCTGCAGGTGAGTTTCATCATGAGATCGGGTATCGGTCGGAGCTGCCCGATGGGCGAATCCTGCAGAGCACCACCATCATCTACACAGATAAGAATGTTCGACCGGCCGCAGCGCTGTGTTTGAACTCCGATGTGTCCGCTTGGGTCTCCCTCCGCACCGCGATGGATCGCTTCGTACTCGGTCACGATGGGTTGATGATGTCGCCCGGCCCGTCCGCGGCGTCGTCGCTTCCACCGGGCCGTGGGTCAGCCGACACTGGGAGTCGGTCCAGTGAGTACTTCCCACACAGTGTGGAGGAACTCAGCACCCGGATGCTCGACGCAGCGATCGGCGCGGTGGGGGTCCCTGTGGCGAAGATGAAGAAAGAGCACAAGGTGCAGGTGGTTGCAGAGTTGGATCGTCGTGGGTTTTTCCTGGTCAAACAGGCGCCCGAGTCTGCAGCCGCGGCCCTGGGTGTCACCCGGTTCACCATCTACAACTACCTCAACGAACTCGAGGACGCCGAAGAGAAGTTGGCGTAG
- a CDS encoding OsmC family protein, producing METKQTVNGVDLEALNQTIDAVRGDRALGNVSFAVNGEWQGGFRVNSETGGLTQAGQLDNSRLGKFTMSSDEPASLLGTDTAVSPAEYVLQALAGCYTVTLAANAASRGIELESYKLELEADFDLASFLGVAPEEAPGAREIRVKVDLTAPGATREELQDLVDTVQKRSPIRDTLVRPVDVVTTLA from the coding sequence ATGGAAACGAAGCAGACGGTCAACGGCGTCGATCTGGAGGCGTTGAACCAGACGATTGACGCGGTCCGCGGTGACCGCGCGCTCGGCAATGTGTCCTTCGCCGTAAATGGCGAGTGGCAGGGTGGCTTTCGGGTGAACTCCGAGACCGGTGGCCTCACCCAGGCTGGTCAGCTCGACAATTCCCGGCTGGGCAAGTTCACCATGTCCAGCGACGAGCCGGCTTCACTGCTCGGTACCGACACCGCTGTGTCCCCGGCCGAGTACGTGCTGCAAGCCCTGGCTGGGTGCTACACGGTGACGCTCGCGGCCAACGCCGCATCGCGGGGTATCGAGCTCGAGAGCTACAAGCTCGAGTTGGAGGCCGATTTCGACCTGGCCTCGTTCCTCGGCGTTGCCCCGGAAGAAGCTCCCGGCGCCCGGGAAATCCGGGTCAAGGTCGATCTCACCGCACCCGGCGCTACTCGGGAAGAGCTGCAGGACCTTGTCGACACCGTGCAGAAGCGCTCCCCCATCCGGGACACGCTGGTCCGCCCCGTCGACGTGGTGACAACACTGGCATGA
- a CDS encoding PucR family transcriptional regulator: MAEQSGDNARSELDETALRQLIVELIEHLHRRAYEIGELIAQRYRENIVEYRSLPDGFIEQDVAPTARANLEAMLASLTDDDSAVSERDDGNTARYSPFRDSAVRRFHQGVPVQALLHAYRLWGHTVWEQVRQAPQIRNNPELGLVVAGKIMRHVDLVSTAVAQAYLEEASGVMRDREVVRRDLLEALISGNASPERIDRLSQYFGLPTTARYTVFLVRSRKLSRFSPESLRKTLETVRHHLHPTETGFLTGVRDEEVVAIYPLHQAASQQEMLREQADALAAMLPRFVVGVSRAHTGLGTVSSAYREAQDAIASTQVTDETRAQFYADAMLDHIVASSPFKSVLYEEVIEPLEQYDRDHRAELVATLRAYCASGFNLAGTAKSLIVQPNTVRYRLKRIHELTGQDPFVSNNLILLALALRAAP; the protein is encoded by the coding sequence ATGGCGGAGCAGTCCGGCGATAATGCACGCAGCGAACTTGACGAGACTGCCTTGCGGCAGTTGATCGTCGAACTCATCGAGCACCTTCATCGCCGGGCGTACGAGATCGGCGAGCTGATCGCGCAGCGTTACCGCGAAAACATCGTCGAATATCGTTCTCTTCCTGACGGTTTCATCGAACAAGATGTCGCACCCACGGCGCGGGCGAACCTCGAGGCGATGCTCGCCAGCCTCACCGACGACGATAGCGCGGTCTCCGAACGAGACGATGGGAACACCGCGCGGTACTCGCCGTTTCGCGACAGTGCGGTGCGCCGGTTCCACCAGGGTGTTCCCGTCCAGGCTCTACTACACGCCTACCGGCTGTGGGGTCACACAGTGTGGGAGCAGGTCCGTCAAGCCCCGCAAATCCGAAACAACCCAGAGTTGGGTCTGGTGGTGGCGGGCAAGATCATGCGCCACGTGGACCTGGTGTCCACCGCGGTCGCCCAGGCGTACCTCGAGGAGGCCTCCGGGGTCATGCGGGACCGCGAGGTCGTCCGACGTGATCTGCTCGAGGCCCTCATCTCCGGCAACGCGTCCCCGGAACGTATCGACCGGCTTTCCCAGTACTTCGGACTGCCCACGACCGCTCGATACACCGTATTTCTCGTGCGCAGCCGGAAACTGTCTCGATTCTCCCCGGAATCGCTCCGCAAGACCCTCGAGACCGTGCGTCACCATCTGCATCCCACCGAGACTGGATTCCTCACGGGCGTTCGTGACGAAGAGGTCGTTGCGATCTATCCCCTTCACCAGGCGGCCAGTCAGCAGGAGATGCTCCGGGAGCAGGCGGACGCGCTCGCTGCGATGCTTCCCCGGTTCGTCGTCGGTGTCAGCCGCGCGCACACCGGCCTCGGGACCGTCTCCAGTGCCTACCGCGAGGCGCAGGACGCCATCGCGTCAACCCAGGTCACCGACGAAACGCGGGCGCAGTTCTACGCGGACGCCATGCTCGATCACATCGTCGCATCCAGCCCATTCAAGAGCGTCTTGTACGAGGAGGTCATCGAACCACTCGAACAGTACGACAGGGACCACCGGGCCGAGCTGGTCGCGACCTTGCGGGCGTACTGTGCGTCGGGATTCAACCTCGCCGGGACAGCGAAATCGCTTATCGTGCAACCGAACACGGTCCGCTACCGGCTCAAAAGGATTCACGAGCTCACCGGCCAGGATCCCTTCGTGTCTAACAACCTCATCCTCCTGGCGCTGGCGCTGCGCGCAGCACCCTAA
- a CDS encoding NAD(P)-dependent oxidoreductase, giving the protein MSVEVIPCETAAHLIARCPHADALIVWVQPVTADVLAALPHLKVISRLGTGVDSIDVPAANRHGVVVTNVPDANSEEVATHTMGLALAAHRRLPSFDKSVRQGQWHSAPIHGEIRRPSEQTFGVIGYGKIGSRVAKLFDQRCTDLRIHRCPICTDWPVTSARG; this is encoded by the coding sequence GTGAGCGTCGAGGTCATTCCCTGCGAGACCGCCGCCCACCTCATTGCCCGATGCCCGCATGCCGACGCCCTCATTGTGTGGGTGCAGCCTGTCACCGCCGACGTGCTCGCTGCGCTCCCACATCTCAAGGTGATCAGCCGACTGGGAACCGGTGTCGACAGCATCGACGTTCCAGCGGCGAACAGGCACGGTGTGGTCGTGACCAACGTGCCGGACGCCAACTCCGAAGAGGTAGCTACGCACACAATGGGGCTGGCACTGGCCGCCCATCGTCGTCTGCCCTCGTTCGACAAATCCGTCCGCCAGGGGCAATGGCACTCCGCCCCGATTCATGGGGAAATAAGACGACCCAGCGAGCAAACCTTCGGAGTAATCGGCTACGGGAAAATCGGATCCCGAGTTGCCAAACTATTCGATCAACGATGCACTGACCTCCGCATACACCGATGCCCTATCTGTACTGACTGGCCAGTCACCTCGGCACGCGGTTAA
- a CDS encoding WhiB family transcriptional regulator has protein sequence MPAPRISVHLKPLLPAWEWQLHARCRNMDTDVFFPQDEEDRGTRIRRERVAKQICSECPVRQACQNHAITVGESYGIWGGTSERDRRYHDHLISASPRDRFPSTLRIAPDRVPPGHHRV, from the coding sequence ATGCCTGCCCCCCGAATCTCTGTTCATCTCAAACCGTTACTGCCCGCGTGGGAGTGGCAACTTCACGCCCGCTGCCGAAACATGGACACCGATGTCTTCTTTCCCCAAGACGAAGAGGACAGAGGTACTCGGATCCGCCGCGAGCGAGTGGCGAAACAGATTTGTTCCGAGTGTCCGGTCCGGCAGGCGTGTCAGAACCACGCGATCACCGTCGGGGAGAGCTACGGCATCTGGGGTGGGACTTCCGAGCGTGATCGGCGGTACCACGACCATCTGATCAGCGCGTCCCCGCGCGATCGATTCCCCAGCACATTACGCATCGCCCCCGATCGTGTACCGCCCGGTCACCACCGGGTCTGA
- a CDS encoding RidA family protein: MTQSVSTPPLYSRAIRVGDLLYISGQLPLTADGLLYAGHVGQEVSVEQAREAAALAARRCLDIAREELGSLESIRAVARLGGYVSSGEGFCDAPAVVDAASQVVLDHLGGRGRHARLALGVASLPLGACVEIEMAVYC; the protein is encoded by the coding sequence ATGACTCAGTCGGTTTCCACCCCTCCGCTCTACTCTCGCGCCATTCGCGTAGGCGATCTCCTCTACATCTCAGGCCAGTTGCCACTCACGGCGGACGGCTTGCTGTACGCAGGCCACGTCGGTCAGGAGGTCAGCGTGGAGCAGGCGCGCGAGGCTGCTGCTCTCGCCGCCCGGCGATGCCTCGATATCGCCCGTGAGGAGCTGGGATCGTTGGAATCCATCCGTGCCGTGGCCCGACTCGGCGGCTATGTATCGTCCGGAGAAGGGTTCTGCGATGCACCCGCGGTGGTGGACGCGGCTTCGCAGGTCGTGCTGGACCATCTTGGTGGCAGGGGACGCCATGCACGTTTGGCGTTGGGGGTTGCCTCACTGCCGCTCGGCGCATGTGTCGAGATCGAAATGGCAGTCTATTGCTGA